The following is a genomic window from Candidatus Methylomirabilota bacterium.
GAGCCGGTCGGCCTTCGCGAGCATCATCGCCGACGGGCGCGCGAACGGCCCCGACGCGCAGGCCGGAAGCGCGAGCAGCAGCGGCAGGACGAGCCAGGCGCGTCTCATCCGCGGGGCAGGAGCACGCTGAAGCGGCTCCCCTTGCCTTCCTGTGATTCGACCGTCACGCGGCCGCCGTGGGCGAGGGCCACGCCCCGGACGATCGCGAGCCCGAGGCCCGTGCCGCCGCGGTCGCGGTGGGCCTGGCGGTACGAGTCGAAGATGTGCGGGAGCTCGGCGGCCGGGATCCCGACGCCCGTGTCCTCGACCTGGAGCTCGAGCTCGGGGCCCGCGTCCACGAGGCGCACGACGACGCGGCCGCCGGCGGGGGTGAAGCGGATGGCGTTGCCGGCGAGGTTGACGACGACCTGGAGCAGGCGCCCCTCGTCGCCGCTGCAGCGGAAGTCCGCGCCGACCAGCTCGCGCTCGAGGACGACGCCCGCGGCCTCGGCGCTCGGGTGGAGCTCCTCGACGGCGCGCCCGAGGAGCCGGTCGAGATCGAGCGTGGTCCGCTCGAGGGGCACGAGCCCCGCGCGGAGCCGCGAGATCTCGAGGATCTGGTTGACGAGCTGCAGCAGCCGGTCCGTGCTCCCGCCGATGATCTCGACGAGGCGCGCCTGCTTCTCGGTGAGCGGGCCGGGGAAGCCCTCGCGCAGGAGGTCGGCGGCGCCGCGGATCGAGGTGAGCGGCGAGCGCAGCTCGTGCGAGAGCGTCGCGAAGAACTCCTCCCTGGTCTCCGCCATCTGGCGGAGCTGGGCGGCCATCGAGTTGAACGAGCGCGCGAGCTGCCCGATCTCGTCGTTGCTCTCCACCGGCAGCGGCTCGCGGAAGGAGCCCGCGGCGACCCGGGCGGTCGCCTCCGAGAGCGTCTCGAGCGAGCGCGTCATCCCGTAGGCCACGAGCCCGCTCGCGAAGAGCGCCAGGCCCACGGCCGCGCCGAGGGCGACCAGCACCGCCGTCCACGTCCGCACCTCGAGCTGCGCGGCCTCGGCCTGCGCGGCGAGCCCGCGGGCGTGGGTCGCGTCCATCAACTCGTCGAGGCGCGCCTCGACCCGGCCCGAGAAGACCAGCGCGTCGGTCTCGGCGAGCCGCATCGCGCCCGCGCGGTCGCGCCGCGCGACGCGACGCTGCTCCTCGGTGACGACGCGCCGGTAGTCCGCGAAGGCGGCGAGCGCCTCCTGGAGGCGGGCCGCCTCCGTCGCGCTCGTCGCGTACTCGGTGAGCCGCCCGAGGTCGCGGGCCATCCGCGCCGCCCGCTCGTTCCAGAGCGCCGCGTAGCGCCGGTCGCGGAGG
Proteins encoded in this region:
- a CDS encoding HAMP domain-containing sensor histidine kinase; the protein is MRLASKIFLTATLVIVVLAGVGVLSLRAVDRLVSVNREITTLTVPALRLAAGAREAIAALTRLEARALVLRDRRYAALWNERAARMARDLGRLTEYATSATEAARLQEALAAFADYRRVVTEEQRRVARRDRAGAMRLAETDALVFSGRVEARLDELMDATHARGLAAQAEAAQLEVRTWTAVLVALGAAVGLALFASGLVAYGMTRSLETLSEATARVAAGSFREPLPVESNDEIGQLARSFNSMAAQLRQMAETREEFFATLSHELRSPLTSIRGAADLLREGFPGPLTEKQARLVEIIGGSTDRLLQLVNQILEISRLRAGLVPLERTTLDLDRLLGRAVEELHPSAEAAGVVLERELVGADFRCSGDEGRLLQVVVNLAGNAIRFTPAGGRVVVRLVDAGPELELQVEDTGVGIPAAELPHIFDSYRQAHRDRGGTGLGLAIVRGVALAHGGRVTVESQEGKGSRFSVLLPRG